In one window of Kitasatospora sp. MMS16-BH015 DNA:
- a CDS encoding (2Fe-2S)-binding protein gives MTTGTTAPPVAPTTPAAPLLASYGRLREVFPALRVHHRAPRAGQGWIRTADLLRHRPTLRALIAVDAHQGLARYGTPLRPDVAAGFCLHRYCWPVSLLFTLPWFLERRVPRIPAEAVALRRRSNELSFRYEEFSCLPDDPAAGLPAARVVPDEAALRERLLAALAEHLAPVLTAFRPELRRGPHTLRAMATDDVIEALWYAGSLLGAEDRAAEELTELFGQASSEFFTPGGTGFRRTERPAAPPVRSRTRLSCCLYYTVRAEDACAGCPRRK, from the coding sequence ATGACCACCGGCACCACCGCGCCGCCCGTCGCACCCACCACACCCGCCGCTCCCCTGCTCGCCTCCTACGGCAGGTTGCGCGAGGTCTTCCCCGCGCTCCGCGTGCACCACCGCGCGCCGCGAGCCGGCCAGGGCTGGATCCGCACCGCCGACCTGCTCCGCCACCGCCCCACCCTGCGCGCGCTGATCGCCGTGGACGCCCACCAGGGCCTGGCCCGCTACGGCACCCCGCTGCGCCCGGACGTGGCGGCCGGCTTCTGCCTGCACCGCTACTGCTGGCCGGTCTCGCTGCTCTTCACCCTCCCCTGGTTCCTCGAGCGCCGGGTGCCCCGGATCCCCGCCGAGGCCGTCGCGCTGCGCCGCCGCAGCAACGAACTCTCCTTCCGCTACGAGGAGTTCAGCTGCCTCCCGGACGACCCGGCAGCCGGCCTGCCCGCCGCCCGGGTGGTGCCGGACGAGGCCGCCCTGCGCGAGCGGCTGCTCGCCGCACTCGCCGAGCACCTGGCCCCCGTCCTGACCGCCTTCCGCCCCGAGCTGCGGCGCGGCCCGCACACCCTGCGGGCGATGGCCACCGACGACGTGATCGAGGCGCTCTGGTACGCGGGCAGCCTGCTCGGCGCCGAGGACCGGGCCGCCGAAGAACTCACCGAGCTGTTCGGCCAGGCGAGTTCGGAGTTCTTCACCCCCGGCGGCACCGGCTTCCGACGGACCGAACGGCCCGCCGCCCCGCCCGTCCGCTCCCGCACCAGGCTCAGCTGCTGCCTCTACTACACCGTCCGCGCCGAGGACGCCTGCGCCGGCTGCCCCCGTCGGAAGTGA